A region from the Acidobacteriota bacterium genome encodes:
- a CDS encoding PilZ domain-containing protein, whose product MTTPTVQSRRFARVEHPLPVRLRPLDETEAEELAKRLSCTPTYTERVRADAAGHPGTEVSWERAALSSVIEKLERLEQTIQRIAAALSVDLGDGENWISGVTSALSGSGVGLVVPCKLPQGTPVEIELTLVGETTATVRAVARIVSVVHPDGEALPVGRYHLGAGFEGINDADREAIVRYTFKLQRAKLRERA is encoded by the coding sequence ATGACCACCCCCACCGTCCAGTCGCGCCGCTTCGCCCGGGTGGAACATCCCCTCCCCGTGCGCCTCCGGCCGCTCGACGAAACGGAGGCCGAGGAACTCGCCAAGCGGCTCTCCTGCACCCCCACCTACACGGAGCGTGTCCGGGCCGACGCCGCCGGCCATCCGGGGACGGAGGTCTCCTGGGAAAGGGCCGCCCTTTCGTCGGTGATCGAGAAGCTCGAGCGGCTCGAGCAGACCATCCAACGCATCGCCGCGGCATTGAGTGTCGACCTGGGCGACGGCGAGAACTGGATCTCCGGCGTCACCTCCGCCCTGTCCGGTTCGGGAGTCGGGCTGGTGGTTCCGTGCAAGCTCCCGCAGGGAACCCCCGTCGAGATCGAGCTGACGCTGGTGGGGGAGACGACGGCGACGGTCCGGGCGGTGGCGCGGATCGTCTCCGTGGTCCACCCCGACGGCGAGGCCCTGCCGGTCGGCCGCTACCATCTCGGCGCGGGGTTCGAGGGGATCAACGACGCCGACCGGGAGGCGATCGTCCGCTACACCTTCAAGCTCCAGCGGGCCAAGCTCCGCGAGCGGGCCTGA
- the nuoK gene encoding NADH-quinone oxidoreductase subunit NuoK — protein MIEPAAGSLLLSALLLGIGAVGVLTRRNAIVILMSIELMLNAGNLALVAISRMLPGDGGAGVVDGQVFAMFVLAIAAAEAAVGLAIVIALFRLRGSIDIDLARLLRW, from the coding sequence ATGATCGAACCGGCGGCCGGCTCCTTGTTGCTATCGGCTCTCCTCCTGGGAATCGGCGCCGTCGGGGTCCTGACGCGCCGCAACGCGATCGTGATCCTGATGAGCATCGAACTGATGCTGAACGCCGGGAACCTCGCCCTCGTGGCGATTTCTCGGATGCTGCCGGGCGACGGCGGGGCCGGAGTCGTCGACGGGCAGGTCTTCGCGATGTTCGTTCTGGCGATCGCCGCCGCTGAGGCCGCCGTCGGGTTGGCGATCGTGATCGCGCTGTTCCGGCTGCGGGGCTCGATCGATATCGACCTGGCGCGACTCCTCCGCTGGTAG
- a CDS encoding NADH-quinone oxidoreductase subunit J, giving the protein MLALAHALPLAAASAAGVPFVLLALVAVATALAVVLHRNPVIEALFLVLHLMSIAGLFALLHAPFLAILQVLLYAGAVVVLIVFVIMLLRLEPESRGGPGLLPRLVAFALILIFVGLIARAVTGFPPTDIGPSGAAADGFGSARQVGEALFNRYFYPFEVISLALVAAMAGAVLLAKRRLEG; this is encoded by the coding sequence ATGCTGGCGCTGGCGCACGCGTTGCCTCTCGCAGCGGCTTCGGCCGCGGGCGTTCCGTTCGTGTTGCTGGCCCTCGTGGCGGTGGCGACGGCGCTCGCCGTGGTGCTCCACCGGAATCCGGTCATCGAGGCGCTTTTCCTCGTGCTGCACCTGATGTCGATCGCGGGCCTGTTCGCGCTGCTCCACGCGCCGTTCCTCGCGATCCTGCAGGTTCTCCTCTATGCCGGGGCGGTGGTCGTCCTGATCGTCTTCGTCATCATGCTGCTGCGCCTCGAACCGGAGAGTCGGGGAGGCCCGGGGCTGCTCCCGCGCCTGGTGGCGTTCGCGCTGATTCTGATCTTCGTGGGGCTGATCGCACGGGCGGTGACCGGCTTCCCGCCGACCGATATCGGACCGTCCGGTGCCGCAGCGGACGGATTCGGTTCGGCGCGCCAGGTGGGGGAGGCTCTGTTCAATCGTTACTTCTATCCGTTCGAGGTGATCTCGCTGGCGCTGGTCGCGGCAATGGCCGGCGCCGTGCTGCTCGCCAAGCGGCGGCTGGAGGGCTGA
- a CDS encoding NADH-quinone oxidoreductase subunit L, with the protein MLLPYLLLIPLAPLAGFAIVGVLGAAGRLPDRWAHRIAVAASAASFVLSAGVVWEFSGGLDRVASLGAEQPERYAVQPAGEGMPARFTVTYAEWLPFGETLLRGWAPGGARAADVSIGWTFSLDALSAVMLLVVTFVGTLIHIYSIGYMAGEKGYFRFFAYLNLFMAMMLTLVLGGNLLVMFIGWEGVGLCSFLLISFYYDRMFDPETAMTCADAGRKAFITNRVGDFAFVLGGLLLLVTFGTLDFGAISSAIDSNSDYWYASALLTGIGVLLFIGATGKSAQIPLYVWLPDAMAGPTPVSALIHAATMVTAGVYMLARMSSLYWHAPGAMFVVAVVGCLTALFAATIGTAQYDIKKVLAYSTVSQLGYMFLGAGVGAFTAAIFHLVTHAFFKACLFLAAGSVIVKCGHTNDMRLYGGLRRFMPVTYAAFLVSTLAITGFPLLSGFMSKDEILARTLTSTRGSLALWLVGTAAAVLTSFYMFRALLMTFHGENRSPDWVRRQLGESPRVMTAVLVVLAVGAALVGFLGIPEGVSRLVGVHDVNWFDHVLHPVVAARGIVAEAGEAAHEGAGPAEVLREGAAWHPSVAGEWGLFGLGIGVFALGLALAAWAYGDGMRRAEELAGRLQYLRRLLHRKWFVDELYDRLVIQPFNALSRAMSAMDRNVVDGAVNLSGAVAEFSGQVIKLFQTGVVRHYALWFLAGAVMLLWVVIG; encoded by the coding sequence ATGCTGCTGCCTTACCTGCTGCTGATTCCGCTGGCGCCCCTTGCCGGTTTCGCCATCGTGGGCGTCCTCGGCGCGGCGGGACGGCTCCCCGACCGCTGGGCGCACCGGATAGCGGTGGCGGCCTCGGCGGCGTCCTTCGTGCTGTCCGCCGGAGTGGTGTGGGAGTTCTCGGGCGGTCTCGACCGTGTCGCATCCTTGGGCGCCGAGCAGCCGGAGCGGTATGCGGTCCAGCCGGCGGGGGAGGGGATGCCCGCGCGGTTCACGGTGACCTACGCGGAATGGCTCCCCTTCGGGGAGACGCTCCTCAGGGGCTGGGCACCCGGCGGCGCCCGCGCGGCCGACGTCTCGATCGGATGGACGTTCTCGCTCGATGCTCTCTCCGCGGTGATGCTGCTCGTCGTGACGTTCGTGGGAACGTTGATCCACATCTACTCGATCGGCTACATGGCGGGGGAGAAGGGCTACTTCCGGTTCTTCGCCTACCTCAACCTGTTCATGGCCATGATGCTCACGCTGGTGCTGGGTGGAAACCTCCTGGTCATGTTCATCGGTTGGGAGGGCGTCGGACTCTGCTCTTTCCTGCTCATCTCGTTCTACTACGACCGGATGTTCGACCCGGAAACCGCCATGACATGCGCCGACGCGGGGCGGAAGGCATTCATCACCAATCGCGTCGGCGATTTCGCCTTCGTGCTCGGCGGGCTGCTGCTGCTGGTGACCTTCGGCACCCTCGATTTCGGCGCGATCAGCAGCGCCATCGACTCGAACTCCGACTACTGGTACGCGTCGGCGTTGCTGACGGGAATCGGGGTTCTTCTGTTCATCGGAGCGACCGGGAAGAGCGCGCAGATCCCGCTCTACGTGTGGTTGCCCGACGCGATGGCCGGACCGACCCCTGTCTCCGCCCTCATCCATGCGGCGACGATGGTGACCGCGGGCGTGTACATGCTGGCGCGGATGTCTTCGCTCTACTGGCACGCGCCGGGGGCGATGTTCGTGGTCGCGGTCGTGGGCTGCCTCACCGCGCTTTTCGCGGCCACCATCGGGACCGCACAGTACGACATCAAGAAGGTGCTCGCCTACAGCACCGTTTCCCAGCTCGGGTACATGTTCCTCGGCGCGGGCGTGGGCGCGTTCACGGCGGCGATCTTCCACCTGGTCACGCACGCCTTCTTCAAGGCCTGCCTCTTCCTCGCGGCGGGATCGGTCATCGTGAAGTGCGGACACACGAACGACATGCGCCTGTACGGCGGCCTCAGGCGGTTCATGCCCGTCACCTATGCCGCCTTCCTGGTGTCGACGCTCGCGATCACCGGCTTCCCGCTCCTCTCCGGCTTCATGTCCAAGGACGAGATCCTGGCGAGGACGCTGACATCAACCCGAGGGTCGCTGGCCCTTTGGCTGGTGGGTACGGCGGCTGCCGTTCTGACGTCCTTCTACATGTTCCGCGCCCTGCTGATGACGTTCCACGGCGAGAACCGCTCGCCGGATTGGGTGCGGCGCCAGCTCGGGGAGTCGCCGCGGGTGATGACGGCGGTTCTCGTGGTGCTGGCGGTCGGGGCCGCGCTCGTCGGCTTCCTCGGCATCCCCGAGGGCGTGTCGAGGCTCGTCGGGGTGCACGACGTCAACTGGTTCGACCACGTTCTGCACCCGGTGGTCGCGGCGCGGGGAATCGTCGCGGAGGCGGGGGAGGCGGCGCACGAGGGGGCGGGACCGGCGGAGGTGCTCCGTGAGGGCGCGGCATGGCACCCGAGCGTCGCCGGGGAGTGGGGCCTGTTCGGGCTCGGCATCGGCGTGTTCGCGCTCGGCCTCGCGCTGGCGGCCTGGGCCTACGGCGACGGGATGAGGCGCGCCGAGGAGCTTGCCGGGCGGTTGCAGTATCTCCGCCGGCTTCTCCACCGGAAGTGGTTCGTGGACGAGCTCTATGACCGCCTGGTCATCCAGCCGTTCAACGCGCTGTCCCGCGCGATGAGCGCGATGGACCGGAACGTCGTGGACGGTGCGGTGAATCTGTCCGGCGCGGTGGCCGAGTTCTCGGGTCAGGTGATCAAGCTCTTCCAGACAGGCGTGGTGAGGCACTACGCCCTCTGGTTCCTCGCTGGAGCGGTGATGCTGCTCTGGGTGGTGATCGGCTGA
- a CDS encoding NADH-quinone oxidoreductase subunit N, with product MENQLFEAWTAMPTLWTAAYGLLLLLFAPALRQDRQWLWGFSVAGMSLALLIPSFMLWHIGDYGDVRETAGLPGMAMVRADRLSLSLDILFALAGLLALLVLPNYLEKVKSHRPEIYPLMFFAVSGMTVMVGTDNLLMVFLGLEILSISLYVMTGVARHTALGTEAALKYFLLGAFATGFLVYGTALLYGATGSLDMSEMASAIADGRLNFGSFGNGMLLAGAALVLVAFAFKIGAVPFHFWTPDVYQGAPTPITAFMAAGTKAAAFGVLLRLLHEGLQGSADLADRWTAALSVLAVATMIVGNLMALVQDRVKRLLAYSSVAHAGYLLLGVMAPIDVGVANTVFYLAAYTFMTVGAFAVVSLFQTEGEDADHLMNFSGLGRSHPVLALVMTVFMLSLIGIPPMGGFTGKYVIFLAALRSGHPWLAGIMALTAVIGAAYYLKVIVAMYFRDPAAGSTVDVRVPLPAGVALSVAAAGTVLLGVYPALVLEPLTRIPDSLVFLP from the coding sequence ATGGAAAACCAGCTTTTCGAAGCGTGGACAGCGATGCCGACCCTCTGGACGGCGGCCTACGGCCTGCTGCTCCTCCTGTTCGCCCCTGCACTCCGGCAGGACCGTCAGTGGCTGTGGGGCTTCTCCGTCGCCGGGATGTCGCTCGCCCTGCTCATCCCGTCTTTCATGCTCTGGCACATCGGCGACTACGGGGACGTGCGGGAGACCGCCGGCCTGCCGGGGATGGCGATGGTCCGTGCCGACAGGCTCTCCCTCTCGCTCGACATCCTTTTCGCTTTGGCGGGTCTCTTGGCGTTGCTCGTCCTTCCGAACTACCTGGAGAAGGTCAAGTCGCACCGTCCGGAGATCTACCCGCTCATGTTCTTCGCCGTCTCCGGCATGACGGTGATGGTGGGCACCGACAACCTGCTCATGGTGTTTCTCGGCCTCGAGATCCTCTCGATCTCGCTGTACGTGATGACCGGGGTGGCCCGGCACACCGCGCTCGGGACCGAGGCCGCGCTGAAGTACTTCCTGCTGGGCGCCTTCGCCACGGGATTCTTGGTGTACGGTACCGCGCTGCTCTACGGGGCCACCGGGTCTCTGGACATGAGCGAGATGGCGTCAGCGATCGCCGACGGGCGGCTGAACTTCGGCTCGTTCGGAAACGGAATGTTGTTGGCGGGCGCCGCGCTGGTTCTCGTGGCGTTTGCCTTCAAGATCGGGGCCGTGCCGTTTCACTTCTGGACGCCGGACGTCTACCAGGGCGCCCCGACCCCGATCACCGCCTTCATGGCGGCGGGAACGAAGGCGGCCGCTTTCGGGGTGCTGCTGAGGCTGCTGCACGAGGGATTGCAGGGATCGGCGGACCTGGCGGACCGCTGGACGGCGGCTCTTTCGGTTCTGGCGGTGGCCACGATGATCGTCGGCAACCTCATGGCGCTCGTCCAGGACCGCGTGAAGCGGCTCCTGGCCTACTCCAGCGTGGCGCACGCCGGGTACCTCCTGCTGGGAGTGATGGCGCCGATCGATGTCGGTGTGGCCAACACGGTCTTCTACCTCGCCGCCTACACCTTCATGACGGTCGGTGCTTTCGCGGTCGTGTCGCTCTTCCAGACGGAGGGCGAAGATGCCGATCACCTGATGAACTTCTCCGGACTGGGCCGGAGCCATCCCGTCCTCGCCCTCGTGATGACCGTCTTCATGCTGTCGCTGATCGGGATCCCGCCGATGGGCGGGTTCACCGGGAAATACGTCATCTTTCTCGCCGCACTGAGATCGGGCCACCCTTGGCTCGCGGGGATCATGGCCCTCACGGCAGTGATTGGCGCGGCGTACTACCTCAAGGTGATCGTCGCGATGTACTTCCGGGATCCGGCCGCCGGGTCGACCGTCGACGTCCGCGTGCCTCTGCCCGCCGGCGTCGCGCTCTCGGTCGCCGCAGCGGGGACGGTCCTGCTGGGCGTCTACCCGGCCCTCGTGCTGGAGCCGCTGACGAGGATCCCGGACAGCCTGGTGTTCTTGCCATGA
- the nuoH gene encoding NADH-quinone oxidoreductase subunit NuoH, producing MVAVMAMTWVERRGSAFIQRRLGPNRVGPFGLLQPVADGIKFLFKEDIVSPMTHRPTYIAAPAIALAAALCGFAVIPFGSALQVGGLRVPLVIADIEVGVLFLLAASSLGVYGIIVGGWASNNKYSQLGGLRSSSQMISYELALGLAVIAVVIVSRSLRPVEIVRLQAEGWWNLVYMPLGFLVLVVAGFAETNRLPFDLPEAESELVAGYHTEYSSMKFSMFFMAEYIAMVTISGLITTLYLGGYSVPAFVRVPLGLQGNLLAVAEMLVFLVKVAVLLWLFVWVRWTLPRFRFDQLLRLGWKMLIPLGFVNVIWAAFLVYMEWV from the coding sequence ATGGTGGCGGTGATGGCGATGACCTGGGTCGAGCGGCGCGGCTCGGCGTTCATTCAGCGGCGCCTGGGGCCGAACCGCGTCGGGCCGTTCGGCCTCCTCCAGCCCGTGGCCGACGGGATCAAGTTCCTCTTCAAGGAAGACATCGTCTCGCCGATGACCCATCGGCCCACCTACATCGCCGCCCCCGCGATCGCGCTCGCGGCGGCCCTGTGCGGTTTCGCGGTCATCCCGTTCGGGAGCGCTCTGCAGGTGGGCGGCCTCCGCGTTCCGCTCGTCATCGCCGACATCGAGGTGGGCGTGCTCTTCCTGCTCGCGGCCTCGAGCCTGGGCGTCTACGGGATCATCGTGGGCGGCTGGGCGTCGAACAACAAGTACTCGCAGCTCGGCGGGCTGCGCTCCTCGTCCCAGATGATCTCCTACGAGCTGGCGCTGGGTCTGGCCGTGATCGCGGTCGTCATCGTGAGCCGGTCCCTGCGCCCCGTCGAGATCGTCCGCCTCCAGGCCGAGGGGTGGTGGAACCTCGTCTACATGCCCCTGGGCTTCCTGGTGCTCGTCGTGGCCGGCTTCGCGGAGACGAACCGCCTGCCGTTCGACCTGCCGGAGGCCGAATCCGAGCTCGTCGCCGGCTACCACACCGAGTACTCGTCGATGAAGTTCTCGATGTTCTTCATGGCGGAGTACATCGCGATGGTCACGATCTCGGGGCTGATCACGACCCTGTATCTGGGCGGCTATTCGGTCCCGGCGTTCGTCCGCGTTCCCCTCGGCCTGCAGGGGAACCTGCTCGCGGTCGCGGAGATGCTCGTTTTCCTCGTCAAGGTGGCCGTCCTTCTCTGGCTCTTCGTCTGGGTTCGGTGGACGTTGCCGCGGTTCCGGTTCGACCAGCTGCTGCGGCTGGGTTGGAAGATGCTCATCCCGCTCGGGTTCGTCAACGTGATCTGGGCGGCGTTTCTCGTTTACATGGAGTGGGTCTGA
- a CDS encoding Glu/Leu/Phe/Val dehydrogenase yields MSDLNPFHIAQRQFDEAADRLGLDDATRALLRVPQREYHFTLPVRMDDGTTRVFQGFRVEYNMARGPAKGGIRWHPDETIDTVRALAAWMTWKTAVVDIPLGGGKGGVICNPKEMSEREKEDLARAYVRALGPILGVHKDVPAPDVYTNPQIMAWMMDEYETIVRESHPGVITGKPIALGGSQGRGDATARGGLYVVREAAKKIGLDPATATYAIQGFGNAGQFAALLHEEVLGGGKLVAASDSRCARYKPDGFDAKKLVDHKLRHGTLADYPEGEEITNEELLELDVDILYPAALENQITEKNADRIKARLICELANGPTTPEADQILYRNGKLVLPDFLANAGGVTVSYFEQVQNTYNYYWTLEDVHKRLDARMTTAFHAVYETMKRDEVHPRLAAYMVAVRRVAEACKLRGWV; encoded by the coding sequence ATGTCAGACCTGAATCCGTTCCACATCGCGCAAAGGCAGTTCGACGAGGCTGCGGACCGCCTGGGTCTCGACGACGCGACTCGCGCGTTGCTGCGCGTTCCGCAGCGGGAATACCACTTCACCCTCCCCGTCCGGATGGACGACGGCACGACCCGCGTCTTCCAGGGCTTCCGCGTCGAGTACAACATGGCTCGGGGTCCGGCGAAGGGCGGCATCCGCTGGCATCCGGACGAGACGATCGACACGGTCCGCGCTCTCGCGGCGTGGATGACGTGGAAGACCGCCGTCGTCGACATTCCGCTCGGAGGGGGCAAGGGCGGCGTGATCTGCAACCCGAAGGAGATGAGCGAGCGCGAGAAGGAGGACCTGGCGCGCGCGTACGTGCGGGCCCTCGGCCCGATCCTCGGGGTCCACAAGGACGTTCCCGCCCCCGACGTCTACACGAACCCGCAGATCATGGCCTGGATGATGGACGAGTACGAGACGATCGTGCGGGAGTCCCATCCGGGCGTGATCACCGGAAAGCCGATCGCCCTGGGCGGCTCCCAGGGTCGCGGGGATGCCACGGCACGCGGCGGCCTGTACGTCGTGCGCGAGGCTGCGAAGAAGATCGGCCTCGATCCGGCGACGGCGACGTACGCGATCCAGGGATTCGGCAATGCCGGCCAGTTCGCCGCCCTGCTCCACGAGGAGGTGCTCGGCGGTGGGAAGCTCGTGGCGGCGAGCGATTCGCGGTGCGCCCGCTACAAGCCCGACGGGTTCGACGCGAAGAAGCTCGTCGATCACAAGCTGCGCCACGGGACCCTGGCCGATTATCCGGAAGGCGAGGAGATCACCAACGAGGAGCTTCTCGAGCTCGACGTGGACATCCTGTATCCGGCGGCGCTCGAGAACCAGATCACCGAGAAGAATGCCGACCGGATCAAGGCTCGCCTGATCTGCGAGCTGGCGAACGGCCCGACGACTCCGGAGGCCGACCAGATCCTCTACCGCAACGGGAAGCTGGTCCTCCCCGATTTCCTGGCCAACGCCGGCGGGGTGACCGTTTCCTACTTCGAGCAGGTCCAGAACACGTACAACTACTACTGGACCCTCGAGGACGTGCACAAGCGTCTCGACGCGCGGATGACGACGGCTTTCCACGCCGTGTACGAGACGATGAAGCGGGACGAGGTCCATCCCCGGCTGGCCGCCTACATGGTGGCGGTCCGCCGCGTCGCGGAGGCCTGCAAGCTCCGCGGTTGGGTCTGA
- a CDS encoding GGDEF domain-containing protein: MRKPPTRGAPGLLLDLVRCLEPADLEKSLLEALLERLPGATALVSLQGRTPRPSRIASDRGVHRFPAGAPVPPLVAVPVMDRGEMLGWVGYADDEALGDRRDAALAALREVAEAAGIPARNARRHAATMELALRDPLTGLFNRRAFEAFLDREVHAARRYRRPLAVLMVDLDRFKEINDRLGHAAGDEALRCCARAVEKTIRRADVAARLGGDEFAILLPWTTARNAVQLGGRLLSALEEEPLELAEPRPARLVVGASLGAADLEQAGGRASRLLELADLAMFEAKRAGGRRVAGGPPPAGPLPPPHLPEDSR, from the coding sequence GTGCGGAAACCGCCCACCCGGGGCGCGCCGGGGCTGCTGCTGGACCTCGTCCGCTGCCTCGAGCCGGCCGATCTCGAAAAGTCGCTGCTGGAGGCGCTTCTCGAGCGGCTCCCCGGGGCCACGGCCCTGGTCTCGCTCCAGGGCAGGACGCCTCGCCCCTCCCGGATCGCCAGCGACCGGGGGGTCCACCGCTTCCCGGCGGGTGCACCGGTGCCGCCGCTCGTCGCGGTCCCGGTGATGGACCGGGGGGAGATGCTCGGCTGGGTCGGCTACGCCGACGACGAGGCGCTCGGAGACCGGCGGGATGCGGCGCTGGCGGCTCTCCGCGAGGTGGCGGAGGCCGCCGGCATCCCGGCGCGCAACGCCCGCCGCCACGCTGCAACGATGGAGCTGGCCCTGCGGGATCCCCTGACCGGCCTGTTCAACCGCCGGGCCTTCGAGGCGTTTCTGGACCGTGAGGTCCACGCCGCCCGCCGCTACCGGCGCCCCCTGGCCGTGCTGATGGTCGACCTCGACCGCTTCAAGGAGATCAACGACCGCCTCGGCCATGCAGCCGGCGACGAGGCGCTGCGCTGCTGCGCCCGGGCGGTGGAGAAGACGATCCGGCGGGCCGACGTCGCGGCCAGGCTCGGCGGCGACGAGTTCGCGATCCTGCTCCCGTGGACCACCGCGCGAAACGCCGTGCAGCTCGGCGGGCGCCTCCTGTCGGCGCTCGAGGAGGAGCCGCTGGAGCTGGCGGAGCCCCGCCCGGCGCGCCTCGTGGTGGGGGCGAGCCTGGGGGCGGCCGATCTCGAGCAGGCGGGCGGCCGCGCCTCCCGCTTGCTCGAGCTGGCCGATCTCGCGATGTTCGAAGCGAAGCGTGCCGGGGGCCGGCGGGTGGCGGGCGGACCTCCGCCCGCGGGGCCCCTCCCCCCGCCGCACCTCCCGGAGGACTCCCGATGA
- a CDS encoding response regulator — protein sequence MWRYAAYLGAVLGLGFLVESAVMVALARFPLPARFGPLLPLVDAGLLAALLAAPLWIFVLRPIARAEARLRDAHRRLAGLLDALPDAVLMVDPDGRVSGGNRCARRLFGGRGGRIEGIPVRRLLPGLPPCARAGLTWTGEARPGDGTLAGVPVEVSLAHAPLAERPTLLAVVRNLSGTKKLEWELRVRAAALEASANAVLIANADGTIEWVNRAFTELTGYSREEAVGRTPAILRSGRHDPAFYEDLWTTILSGRVWRGEIVNRRKDGTLYTEQMTITPVLDDEGRPARFIAIKQDVTEERRKREQLERAREEAEAAARAKAAFLANMSHEIRTPLNAVIGLTDLLLRTKLDREQEESLELIRSNGETLLAIINDILDLSKIEAGRMPVNKEPCDIVECVEEVLAMLAARAQENGVEVVPVEIAGEVPRIVSCDRLRLRQILFNLVGNAAKFTLEGEIAVRIGLLQRDRAYLEFAVQDTGLGIAREHQEAIFESFRQADGSIAHRFGGTGLGLAICRRLVDLLGGTIGVESAPGRGSTFRFTIPLEPAPDQPSHPVAPSALKGLALLLVEPHSRSRSVLQQELLRWGMAVEAVAGLNEAHDRLAKGGIYPLVLAAAPPRGDGGALRTLASRLPSAESLIVMTPRTRLRDPELAGFTLVAKPVRFAPLAALLAARVGGSAPPRRRLLPVSGGSDSRRLKVLVAEDNPVNRKVAVKLLEQLGHRADTVCDGAAAVEAARRERYDVVLMDLQMPNMDGLEAARRIRALGLRPRIYALTAHALDEARQACLAAGMDGVLLKPIGVDALAEALAARPAVAAES from the coding sequence GTGTGGCGCTACGCCGCCTACCTCGGCGCCGTGCTCGGTCTGGGGTTCCTGGTCGAGTCGGCGGTCATGGTGGCCCTGGCGCGCTTTCCGCTCCCCGCACGGTTCGGGCCGCTGCTCCCGCTGGTGGACGCCGGCCTGCTGGCGGCGCTGCTGGCGGCCCCCCTGTGGATTTTCGTCCTCCGGCCGATCGCGCGCGCGGAGGCGAGACTCCGAGACGCCCACCGGCGGCTGGCGGGCCTGCTGGACGCCCTGCCCGACGCCGTGCTCATGGTCGATCCGGACGGGCGGGTCAGCGGCGGGAACCGGTGCGCGCGGCGCCTCTTCGGCGGCCGCGGCGGCAGGATCGAGGGGATCCCCGTCCGCCGCCTGCTTCCCGGGCTGCCGCCCTGCGCCCGGGCCGGCCTGACGTGGACCGGTGAGGCGCGCCCCGGCGACGGGACCCTCGCCGGCGTGCCCGTCGAGGTTTCCTTGGCCCACGCCCCGCTGGCGGAACGGCCCACCCTGCTCGCGGTGGTGCGGAACCTGTCGGGGACCAAGAAGCTCGAATGGGAACTCCGCGTCCGCGCAGCGGCTCTCGAGGCCTCGGCGAACGCGGTGCTGATCGCGAACGCCGACGGCACGATCGAATGGGTCAACCGCGCCTTCACCGAGCTCACCGGATACAGCCGGGAGGAGGCGGTGGGCAGGACCCCGGCGATCCTGCGCTCCGGCCGTCACGATCCCGCTTTCTACGAGGATCTGTGGACAACTATTCTCTCGGGCCGCGTGTGGCGGGGCGAGATCGTCAACAGGAGGAAAGACGGGACGCTCTACACCGAGCAGATGACGATCACGCCCGTTCTCGACGACGAAGGCCGTCCGGCGCGCTTCATCGCCATCAAGCAGGACGTGACGGAGGAGAGGCGGAAGCGGGAGCAGCTCGAGCGGGCGCGCGAGGAGGCGGAAGCCGCGGCGCGCGCGAAGGCCGCTTTCCTGGCCAACATGAGCCACGAGATCCGGACGCCGCTGAACGCGGTGATCGGCCTGACCGACCTGCTCCTGCGGACGAAACTCGACCGGGAACAGGAGGAGTCGCTGGAGCTGATCCGAAGCAACGGCGAGACGCTTCTCGCGATCATCAACGACATCCTGGACCTGTCCAAGATCGAGGCCGGCCGGATGCCGGTGAACAAGGAGCCCTGCGACATCGTCGAGTGCGTCGAGGAGGTGCTGGCGATGCTCGCTGCCAGGGCGCAAGAGAACGGGGTCGAGGTGGTGCCGGTGGAGATCGCCGGCGAGGTCCCTCGCATCGTGTCGTGCGACCGGCTCCGGCTCCGGCAGATTCTGTTCAATCTCGTCGGCAACGCGGCGAAATTCACGCTCGAGGGGGAGATCGCGGTCCGCATCGGGCTCTTGCAGCGAGACCGTGCCTATCTGGAGTTCGCCGTCCAGGACACGGGGCTGGGGATCGCGAGGGAGCACCAGGAGGCGATCTTCGAGAGCTTTCGGCAGGCGGACGGCTCGATCGCCCACCGGTTCGGCGGCACCGGGCTGGGCCTCGCCATCTGCCGCCGGCTGGTGGACCTGTTGGGCGGGACGATCGGCGTCGAGAGCGCGCCGGGCCGGGGCTCGACCTTCCGCTTCACGATCCCGCTCGAACCGGCTCCGGATCAGCCCTCGCATCCAGTGGCCCCCAGCGCCCTCAAGGGGCTCGCCCTCCTCCTGGTCGAACCGCACTCCCGGAGCCGCAGCGTTCTCCAGCAGGAGCTTCTGCGGTGGGGGATGGCCGTGGAAGCCGTGGCCGGCCTGAACGAGGCGCACGATCGGCTGGCGAAAGGAGGCATCTACCCGCTGGTCCTCGCGGCCGCCCCGCCCCGCGGTGACGGCGGTGCTCTCCGGACGCTCGCCTCGCGGCTCCCCTCGGCCGAGAGCTTGATCGTCATGACCCCGAGAACCCGCCTGAGGGATCCGGAGCTGGCGGGTTTCACCCTCGTGGCGAAGCCGGTTCGCTTCGCACCGCTCGCGGCCCTGCTCGCGGCCCGCGTCGGCGGCTCCGCTCCCCCCCGACGGCGCTTGTTACCGGTCTCCGGGGGCAGCGATTCGCGCCGGCTGAAGGTTCTCGTGGCCGAGGACAACCCCGTCAACCGGAAGGTGGCGGTCAAGCTGCTCGAGCAACTGGGCCACCGGGCCGACACCGTGTGCGACGGAGCCGCCGCCGTCGAGGCCGCGCGCCGCGAGCGCTACGACGTCGTTCTGATGGACCTGCAGATGCCGAATATGGACGGCCTGGAGGCAGCGCGGCGCATCCGTGCCCTCGGCCTGCGCCCGCGGATCTACGCCCTCACCGCGCACGCACTCGACGAGGCCCGCCAGGCCTGCCTGGCCGCCGGCATGGACGGCGTCCTGCTCAAACCGATCGGGGTCGATGCGCTCGCCGAAGCGCTCGCCGCCCGCCCGGCCGTGGCCGCGGAGTCGTGA